A window of Excalfactoria chinensis isolate bCotChi1 chromosome Z, bCotChi1.hap2, whole genome shotgun sequence contains these coding sequences:
- the TYRP1 gene encoding 5,6-dihydroxyindole-2-carboxylic acid oxidase yields the protein MQFRMLLFLSLPLLLNMFEPAGAQFPRQCATIESLRSGICCPDFFPVFGPGTDQCGVSTGRGRCVQVTVDSRPHGPQYIHDGRDDREQWPIRFFNQTCRCNGNFSGYNCGSCRPGWTGPTCSQQINIVRRNLLDLSTEERRRFVNALHQAKVTIHPDIVIATRRREEIFGPDGNTPQFENISIYNYFVWSHYYSVRKTFLGAGQQSFERVDFSHEGPAFVTWHRYHLLQLERDMQNMLQDPSFGLPYWNFATGQNTCDICSDDLMGARSNFDVSLISQNSIFSQWRVLCESIEDYDSLGTICNSTEGGPIRRNPAGNVARPMVQRLPEPKDVALCLEVGIFDTPPFYSNSTDSFRNAVEGYSDPSGKYDPAVRSLHNLAHLFLNGTGGQTHLSPNDPIFVLLHTFTDAVFDEWLRRYSADISTYPLENAPIGHNREYNMVPFWPPVTNNEMFVTAPENLGYSYDIEWPGRALRVTEMITIAIVTALVLVAVIFAAAACIVRAKKNRDELQQPLLTDQYQHYSDDYDGIATPSQSVV from the exons ATGCAGTTCCGCAtgctgctgttcctttccctgCCACTACTTCTTAACATGTTTGAACCAGCTGGAGCTCAGTTCCCTCGCCAGTGTGCTACCATCGAGTCTCTGAGAAGCGGCATATGTTGTCCAgattttttccctgtgtttggGCCTGGTACTGACCAGTGTGGAGTGTCTACAGGGAGGGGCCGGTGTGTGCAGGTGACAGTAGACTCACGACCCCATGGCCCACAGTACATCCATGACGGGAGGGATGACCGTGAACAATGGCCCATACGCTTCTTCAACCAAACCTGCAGGTGCAATGGTAACTTCTCTGGTTACAACTGTGGGTCATGTCGCCCTGGATGGACTGGACCTACATGTAGCCAGCAAATCAATATAG TCAGAAGGAATCTTTTGGATCTTagtacagaagaaagaagacgTTTTGTGAATGCTCTTCACCAAGCCAAGGTGACAATCCACCCTGATATTGTCATTGCCACAAGGAGACgtgaagaaatatttggacCAGATGGCAACACACCACAGTTTGAGAATATTTCCATTTATAACTACTTTGTGTGGTCTCATTATTATTCTGTCAGGAAGACTTTCCTtggtgcagggcagcagagcttTGAAAGAGTTGATTTCTCTCATGAGGGACCTGCTTTCGTCACATGGCATAGGTATCATCTACTGCAACTTGAAAGAGACATGCAG AATATGCTACAGGACCCTAGTTTTGGCCTACCCTACTGGAACTTTGCAACAGGACAAAACACCTGTGATATCTGCTCGGATGACTTGATGGGAGCTAGAAGCAATTTTGATGTCTCTCTGATCAGCCAGAATTCAATCTTCTCTCAGTGGCGTGTGCTGTGTGAAAGTATAGAAGACTATGATAGCCTGGGAACCATTTGTAACA GCACTGAGGGTGGTCCCATCCGCAGAAATCCTGCTGGAAATGTTGCACGGCCCATGGTACAACGTCTCCCAGAGCCTAAGGATGTTGCTCTGTGTTTGGAAGTTGGTATATTTGACACTCCTCCTTTTTATTCCAATTCAACAGACAGTTTCCGTAACGCAGTAGAAG GGTACAGTGATCCTTCAGGGAAATATGACCCAGCAGTTCGAAGCCTTCACAACCTGGCCCATCTATTTTTGAATGGAACAGGAGGGCAAACACATTTGTCACCAAATGATCCCATTTTTGTCCTCCTACACACCTTTACAGATGCTGTTTTTGATGAGTGGCTGAGAAGGTATTCAGCTG ATATCTCTACATATCCCCTGGAGAATGCCCCTATTGGACATAACCGGGAGTACAACATGGTGCCTTTCTGGCCTCCAGTTACCAATAATGAAATGTTTGTTACTGCACCAGAAAACCTGGGATACAGCTATGACATTGAGTGGCCAG GTCGGGCTCTCCGTGTAACAGAAATGATAACTATTGCGATAGTGACTGCACTCGTCCTTGTTGCAGTtatctttgctgctgctgcatgcattGTACGTGCCAAGAAGAATAGGGATGAGttgcagcagcctcttctcacTGATCAGTATCAACACTATTCAGATGATTACGATGGCATAGCAACACCAAGCCAGTCTGTCGTTTGA